One window of the Pyrus communis chromosome 17, drPyrComm1.1, whole genome shotgun sequence genome contains the following:
- the LOC137723529 gene encoding transcription factor bHLH96-like, with the protein MALEAVVFPQDPFSCTNKDLYNLLGGNLSYVDDQQQASLDFLGYQTDQNYPNYDTYSSPPSMVSHFSELHLSNPNPVGSTINPAGDQPEFQLPLEDTINVSSSTRAKRRRAKSKKNEEEIENQRMTHIAVERNRRKQMNEYLSVLRSIMPESYVQRGDQASIIGGAINFVKELEQEVQFLGVQKPNNRAPFSEFFTFPQYSTRSTSDHESTVATMAELPLLECRSSNIAADIEVTMVESHASLKVRSKRLPKQLLKIVSGLHDMHLTVLHLNVVTADDIVLYSLSLKVEDECMLTSVDEIATAVHEMLARIQEEAMLDLN; encoded by the exons ATGGCTCTGGAAGCGGTCGTTTTCCCTCAAGATCCATTTAGTTGCACTAACAAAGACCTCTACAACTTGTTAGGAGGAAATTTGAGCTATGTCGATGATCAGCAGCAAGCCTCTCTTGATTTTCTCGGCTACCAAACAGACCAGAATTACCCTAACTATGATACTTATTCCTCACCGCCTTCAATGGTATCGCACTTCAGTGAATTGCACCTCTCCAATCCAAATCCAGTTGGCAGCACTATAAACCCTGCTGGTGATCAACCCGAATTTCAACTACCATTGGAGGACACAATCAACGTATCTAGCAGTACTCGTGCGAAACGACGTCGTGCGAAGAGTAAAAAGAACGAGGAGGAGATTGAGAACCAGAGAATGACTCACATTGCGGTTGAGCGCAACAGAAGAAAACAGATGAATGAGTATCTCTCCGTTCTTCGATCTATAATGCCCGAGTCGTACGTCCAAAGG GGTGATCAAGCATCAATTATTGGGGGTGCGATTAACTTTGTGAAGGAGCTAGAGCAAGAAGTGCAATTCCTTGGCGTTCAAAAGCCAAATAATCGTGCGCCTTTTTCCGAATTCTTTACCTTCCCACAGTACTCAACAAGGTCTACTAGTGATCATGAGTCTACGGTGGCCACCATGGCGGAGCTGCCGCTACTCGAGTGCAGGTCGAGCAATATCGCAGCTGACATAGAAGTGACAATGGTGGAGAGCCATGCAAGCCTCAAAGTAAGATCCAAAAGGCTCCCAAAGCAGCTCTTGAAAATTGTTTCTGGGTTGCATGATATGCACCTCACCGTTCTCCATCTCAATGTTGTCACCGCTGATGATATTGTGCTCTATTCCCTGAGCCTCAAG GTTGAAGATGAGTGCATGCTGACTTCAGTGGATGAAATTGCAACAGCTGTCCATGAGATGCTAGCTAGGATTCAAGAAGAAGCAATGCTGGATTTGAACTGA